In Halorhabdus tiamatea SARL4B, a genomic segment contains:
- a CDS encoding CDP-alcohol phosphatidyltransferase family protein, whose protein sequence is MTLDQLRPVTDRLITPFVTGARRLGLTPNAVSVVALVVAGGAAGAFAVGDSNSRWYLVGALLVFVNGWLDLLDGALARELATDSAAGDLLDHVFDRYADLLLVIGLAAGIGRWDLGIAAVTGVLMTSYLGTQAQAVGLDRVYGGLLGRADRLALMGVVGGIAAFYPDSIYGLSVVGWVLVVFAVVGHFTALQRFYYAMGDLS, encoded by the coding sequence ATGACACTGGATCAACTTCGTCCGGTGACCGATCGGCTCATCACGCCGTTCGTGACGGGCGCGCGACGGCTGGGACTGACGCCCAACGCCGTCAGCGTCGTCGCGCTGGTCGTGGCCGGCGGCGCAGCGGGCGCGTTTGCGGTCGGCGATTCGAACTCCCGCTGGTACCTCGTCGGCGCGCTCCTCGTGTTCGTCAACGGCTGGCTCGACCTCCTCGACGGCGCGCTCGCCCGGGAACTCGCGACCGATTCGGCCGCCGGCGACCTGCTGGATCACGTCTTCGACCGCTACGCCGATCTCCTGCTGGTGATCGGGCTGGCTGCGGGGATCGGCCGCTGGGATCTCGGCATCGCAGCCGTCACTGGCGTGTTGATGACGTCCTACCTCGGAACCCAGGCCCAGGCCGTCGGGCTCGATCGCGTCTACGGCGGCCTGCTGGGCCGGGCCGACCGACTGGCACTCATGGGCGTCGTCGGTGGCATCGCCGCGTTCTATCCAGACTCGATCTACGGACTCTCCGTCGTTGGCTGGGTGCTCGTCGTCTTCGCCGTCGTCGGACACTTCACCGCTCTCCAGCGGTTTTACTACGCGATGGGCGATCTGTCCTGA
- the tpiA gene encoding triose-phosphate isomerase, whose amino-acid sequence MFVLVNLKTYPCDPVEVAQAAKEVSEESGVRIGVAAQDADLARVAETGVETWAQHVDPIEYGSNTGHTLAETVAEAGAEGTLINHSENRLKLADIDGSVQAAERADLETCVCANNPAQIGAVTALGPDSVAVEPPELIGGDVSVATGDPDIVTDAVEAAEAVDEDVEVYCGAGISTGDDVESAGELGATGVLLASGVAKADDPRAALEDLVEPLA is encoded by the coding sequence ATGTTCGTTCTCGTCAATCTCAAGACGTACCCGTGTGACCCTGTCGAGGTCGCCCAGGCCGCAAAGGAAGTCAGCGAGGAGTCCGGCGTCCGCATCGGTGTCGCCGCCCAGGACGCAGACCTCGCTCGCGTCGCCGAGACCGGCGTCGAGACGTGGGCCCAGCACGTCGACCCCATCGAGTACGGGTCGAACACCGGCCACACGCTCGCCGAGACGGTCGCCGAGGCCGGGGCGGAGGGAACGCTGATCAACCACTCCGAGAACCGGCTCAAACTCGCAGACATCGACGGCTCGGTCCAGGCCGCCGAACGCGCCGACCTCGAAACCTGCGTGTGTGCGAACAACCCCGCACAGATCGGGGCCGTGACGGCGCTGGGCCCTGACTCGGTCGCCGTCGAACCGCCGGAACTCATCGGCGGCGACGTCTCCGTCGCGACGGGCGACCCCGACATCGTGACCGACGCCGTCGAGGCCGCCGAGGCCGTCGACGAAGACGTCGAAGTATACTGTGGAGCCGGCATCTCGACCGGCGACGACGTCGAGTCCGCGGGCGAACTCGGCGCGACGGGCGTCCTCCTCGCGAGCGGCGTCGCCAAGGCCGACGATCCGCGTGCCGCCCTCGAAGACCTCGTCGAGCCGCTCGCCTGA
- a CDS encoding response regulator produces MTDESERTTVLVVEDEQHLADLYGEYLPDRYDVRTAYNGADALEVLDQSVDVVLLDRRMPVMSGNEVLAAIENRDVEVRVAMVTAVDPDFDIIDLGVDDYVVKPVSKDTLVGVVERLETVAEYNDQQKRLTAKKLKRNVLEVEKPQPELEASKRFSELQAEIDSLESEVQALETEITESRIER; encoded by the coding sequence GTGACTGACGAATCTGAACGGACGACGGTACTCGTCGTCGAGGACGAACAGCACCTCGCCGACCTCTACGGCGAATACCTTCCCGACCGCTACGACGTCCGGACGGCCTACAACGGGGCTGACGCGCTCGAGGTACTCGACCAGTCGGTCGACGTCGTGTTACTGGACCGGCGGATGCCCGTCATGTCCGGCAACGAAGTCCTCGCCGCCATCGAGAATCGCGACGTCGAGGTTCGGGTCGCGATGGTGACGGCCGTCGACCCCGACTTCGACATCATCGACCTCGGCGTCGACGACTACGTCGTCAAACCGGTCAGCAAGGACACCCTCGTCGGCGTCGTCGAACGCCTCGAGACAGTCGCCGAATACAACGACCAACAGAAACGACTCACGGCGAAGAAACTCAAACGAAACGTCCTCGAAGTCGAGAAACCCCAGCCGGAACTCGAGGCCAGCAAACGCTTCAGCGAACTCCAGGCGGAGATCGACTCGCTCGAATCCGAAGTACAGGCCCTCGAAACGGAGATCACGGAATCGCGGATCGAACGGTGA
- a CDS encoding multiprotein bridging factor aMBF1 — MVQCEMCGAETSAPNTVKVEGAELQVCDECAEFGTKVRTQEQSSTSTKYSTDSGGSSGSSSSGSTSSGGAGGSSGGSRRDMFDEMDELVPDFDQRIRSAREAADMSQEDLADQLNEKASLIRKLEHGDHLPSDDVQTKLERALDITLTESSGADEDADWEGGSAVGEYTLGDVVERKDS; from the coding sequence ATGGTTCAATGTGAGATGTGCGGGGCCGAGACGAGCGCACCCAACACCGTCAAAGTGGAGGGTGCAGAGTTGCAGGTCTGTGATGAGTGTGCCGAGTTCGGCACGAAGGTTCGGACCCAAGAGCAGTCGAGCACGTCCACGAAGTACTCGACGGATTCGGGCGGTTCGAGCGGTTCGAGCAGTTCCGGGTCGACCAGCTCCGGTGGCGCGGGGGGTTCTTCGGGTGGCAGTCGCCGAGACATGTTCGACGAGATGGACGAACTCGTTCCGGACTTCGATCAGCGGATTCGTTCGGCGCGTGAGGCGGCCGACATGAGTCAGGAAGACCTCGCCGATCAACTCAACGAGAAGGCCAGTCTCATCAGAAAACTCGAACACGGCGACCACCTCCCGAGTGACGACGTCCAGACGAAACTCGAACGGGCGCTCGACATTACCCTCACCGAGAGCAGCGGCGCGGACGAGGACGCCGACTGGGAGGGCGGTTCGGCAGTCGGCGAGTACACGCTCGGAGACGTCGTCGAACGGAAAGACTCCTGA